In a genomic window of Paracoccaceae bacterium:
- a CDS encoding gamma carbonic anhydrase family protein, with product MTLYALGAKAPELHEDTWVAPDANLVGQVVLEEGASVWFGTTIRADHEEIRIGKGSNVQENCVFHIDAGYPLSIGQNCTIGHKVMLHGCTIGNNSLIGMGATVLNGAKIGNNCLIGAGALITENKVVPDGSLVMGVPGKVVRELDAQAIHGLTQSAVHYQENMRRFRDELRVVKG from the coding sequence ATGACACTATACGCGCTGGGTGCAAAAGCGCCGGAATTGCACGAAGATACCTGGGTCGCACCAGATGCCAATCTGGTTGGACAAGTCGTGCTGGAAGAGGGCGCGTCGGTCTGGTTCGGCACCACCATCCGCGCCGATCATGAAGAGATCCGGATTGGCAAAGGCTCCAACGTTCAGGAAAACTGTGTCTTTCACATCGATGCGGGCTATCCGCTGAGCATCGGCCAGAATTGCACGATCGGTCACAAAGTCATGCTGCACGGCTGCACCATTGGCAACAATAGCCTGATCGGCATGGGAGCCACGGTGCTGAATGGCGCAAAGATCGGCAACAATTGCCTGATCGGGGCAGGGGCGCTGATCACGGAGAACAAGGTGGTCCCGGATGGCAGCCTTGTGATGGGTGTACCGGGCAAAGTTGTGCGCGAATTGGATGCGCAGGCCATTCATGGGCTGACGCAAAGCGCTGTGCATTATCAGGAAAACATGCGTCGCTTCCGAGATGAATTGCGGGTCGTAAAGGGTTAA
- a CDS encoding GlxA family transcriptional regulator: protein MSQQRSATRIDPPEDKPKRFVFVLLDDFTLLSFSAAIESLRIANRMAGKKIYDWRIVGEGGDIIHCSTGSGFKLDGDLEDLTRDDTVMICGGINIQDATTKRLLGWLRREARKGLLVGGLCTAGYTLAKAGLLDGKRATIHWENQDSFSEEFQEVELTKSVFVVDGNRMTTAGGTSSIDLMLKLIADDQGEDLANMVADQLIYASIRTDQDTQRLSVPTRIGVRHPKLSKVIQMMEGNIEEPISPSILAKNVGMSTRQLERLFRRYLNRSPKRYYMELRLQKARNLLMQTDMSVINVALACGFASPSHFSKCYRSHYDTTPYRERGSHASRLSI, encoded by the coding sequence ATGTCCCAGCAACGTTCAGCCACGCGGATCGATCCGCCAGAAGACAAGCCAAAACGCTTTGTTTTTGTCTTGCTCGACGATTTCACCCTGCTCAGCTTTTCCGCCGCCATTGAAAGCCTGCGCATCGCCAATCGTATGGCCGGCAAGAAAATCTATGACTGGCGTATCGTCGGCGAAGGCGGAGATATTATCCATTGCTCTACGGGCAGCGGCTTCAAACTGGATGGCGATCTTGAAGATCTGACGCGCGATGACACCGTAATGATCTGCGGCGGGATCAATATTCAAGATGCCACGACCAAAAGATTGCTGGGTTGGTTGCGTCGGGAAGCGCGCAAAGGCCTGTTGGTTGGTGGGTTGTGCACTGCCGGGTACACGCTTGCCAAGGCCGGTTTGCTGGATGGCAAGCGCGCAACGATCCACTGGGAAAATCAGGATAGCTTCTCTGAGGAGTTCCAGGAAGTCGAACTGACCAAATCTGTGTTTGTTGTGGATGGCAATCGTATGACCACGGCCGGGGGAACATCCTCAATTGACTTGATGCTGAAACTGATTGCAGATGATCAGGGTGAAGATTTGGCCAATATGGTGGCGGATCAATTGATCTATGCCTCAATCCGAACCGACCAGGACACACAACGCCTCAGCGTGCCGACGCGTATTGGTGTGCGTCATCCCAAGCTCAGCAAGGTTATTCAGATGATGGAAGGCAACATCGAAGAGCCGATCAGCCCGTCGATATTGGCCAAGAATGTGGGTATGAGCACGCGCCAGCTGGAACGGCTGTTTCGCCGGTATCTCAACCGCTCACCCAAGCGATACTATATGGAACTGCGGTTGCAAAAGGCGCGCAATCTGTTGATGCAAACGGATATGAGTGTGATCAATGTGGCGCTGGCCTGTGGTTTTGCCTCACCGAGCCATTTCTCGAAATGCTATCGGTCGCATTATGACACGACGCCCTACCGCGAACGGGGCAGTCACGCGAGCCGCCTGTCCATCTAG
- a CDS encoding PAS domain-containing protein gives MTQNVSHNGFAPLAQLEAYWEALRGGRLMPNRAEIDPRGIEQALEFSFIVERIAPGIARLRIAGSHLSDLMGMEVRGMPLTSFITPGSRRQLSDTLEEVFETPATCSIQLRSEQGPGMPALEARMVLMPLKSDLGDVSRVLGALVSVGDMGRSPRRFDVIRTALRPIIADSSLPITAAKAPSVTAKTPTRVPGFQEAKTPFKSETPRQDAPYLRLVKSDD, from the coding sequence ATGACGCAAAATGTTTCTCATAACGGCTTCGCGCCATTGGCCCAACTTGAGGCCTATTGGGAAGCCTTGCGTGGCGGGCGCTTGATGCCCAACCGTGCGGAGATCGATCCACGCGGGATCGAACAGGCGTTGGAGTTCTCTTTCATTGTAGAGCGCATCGCACCGGGGATTGCACGTTTGCGCATCGCCGGCAGCCATTTGAGCGATCTGATGGGGATGGAAGTACGCGGTATGCCTCTGACGTCCTTCATCACGCCGGGATCACGCCGCCAGTTGAGCGACACTCTCGAAGAGGTGTTCGAAACCCCTGCGACCTGTTCAATTCAATTGCGTTCCGAACAGGGTCCGGGCATGCCCGCCCTTGAAGCGCGCATGGTTTTAATGCCGCTGAAGAGTGATCTGGGCGATGTGAGCCGCGTCCTGGGTGCCTTGGTCTCGGTCGGTGACATGGGTCGCAGCCCGCGTCGATTTGATGTCATACGCACCGCTCTTCGCCCGATTATTGCGGATAGCTCGCTGCCTATTACCGCGGCCAAGGCGCCATCTGTTACAGCAAAAACACCCACGAGAGTGCCGGGTTTTCAGGAAGCCAAAACGCCTTTCAAAAGCGAGACACCGCGTCAGGACGCGCCTTATCTCCGGCTCGTCAAATCTGACGACTAA
- a CDS encoding YicC/YloC family endoribonuclease: MIRSMTGFASATGNLSPHSWTWELRAVNGKGLDLRLRVPDWIDGLEIGLRKKLGAAVARGNVTLSLRLARDDASGALQINAAQLTAVLDAMAVIESRAMDAGISLAPSKSSDIVALRGVLEQSSSEDDAAPLASALLAEAQTLIADFNAMRDSEGAALQTVLLEQLDQIAQLTADSAQLTNARAAAMSATLQRNLAKVVDNTDGLDPDRVAQELALIAVKSDVTEEIDRLSAHVDAARELLGQGGPVGRKLDFLMQEFNREANTLCAKAQNTDLTRCGLALKAVIDQMREQVQNVE, translated from the coding sequence ATGATCCGATCGATGACTGGTTTTGCCTCCGCGACCGGCAACCTATCCCCACACTCCTGGACATGGGAACTGCGTGCGGTCAACGGCAAGGGGCTTGATCTGCGACTGAGGGTCCCGGATTGGATCGACGGGCTTGAAATCGGGTTGCGCAAAAAACTGGGTGCTGCGGTGGCACGGGGGAATGTGACGTTGTCGCTTCGTCTGGCACGCGATGATGCTTCAGGCGCCTTGCAGATTAACGCAGCACAGCTCACGGCAGTTTTGGATGCCATGGCTGTGATTGAATCCCGCGCGATGGATGCAGGCATCTCGCTGGCGCCTTCAAAGTCTTCTGACATTGTTGCGCTGCGCGGTGTATTGGAGCAAAGCAGCAGTGAGGACGATGCCGCCCCTCTGGCCTCGGCACTGTTGGCCGAAGCGCAGACGTTAATCGCCGATTTCAACGCCATGCGCGACAGCGAAGGGGCCGCGTTGCAAACTGTTTTGCTCGAGCAGCTGGATCAGATCGCCCAGCTCACAGCCGACTCTGCGCAACTGACAAATGCGCGCGCCGCTGCCATGAGTGCGACATTGCAACGAAATCTGGCAAAAGTTGTCGATAATACGGACGGGTTGGACCCGGACCGTGTGGCCCAAGAGCTTGCATTGATCGCCGTTAAATCGGATGTCACAGAAGAAATCGACCGGTTGAGCGCGCATGTTGACGCTGCTCGGGAATTGCTGGGGCAGGGTGGTCCCGTTGGACGCAAGCTTGATTTTCTGATGCAAGAGTTCAATCGCGAAGCAAATACGCTTTGCGCCAAGGCGCAAAACACCGATCTCACGCGCTGTGGTCTTGCGCTCAAGGCAGTGATCGATCAGATGCGTGAACAAGTACAGAATGTGGAGTAA
- the gmk gene encoding guanylate kinase, with product MTATRRGLLIILSSPSGAGKSTLARRLRDWDPEIEFSISATTRQARPGEEDGREYYFVDHASFKSQVAEEGMLEHAHVFGNFYGSPRAPVQKAIASGRDVLFDIDWQGAQQITNSALGAHTLSIFLLPPSIVELRNRLEKRGQDDAATIARRMEKSWDEISHWGAYDFVLVNDDLDATEAQLKTIISATRLRRSQVPGLTDHVRALQSEFEDLP from the coding sequence ATGACCGCGACACGCCGTGGCCTTTTGATCATTCTCAGTTCACCTTCCGGTGCCGGAAAATCAACTCTGGCGCGACGGTTGCGCGATTGGGATCCGGAGATCGAGTTTTCCATTTCCGCCACCACTCGGCAAGCGCGCCCCGGTGAAGAAGACGGGCGCGAATACTATTTCGTCGACCACGCCAGTTTCAAGTCGCAGGTGGCGGAGGAAGGGATGCTGGAGCATGCGCATGTTTTCGGCAATTTCTACGGCTCGCCGCGCGCACCGGTCCAAAAGGCGATTGCTTCAGGGCGTGACGTTCTTTTTGATATTGACTGGCAGGGCGCGCAGCAGATCACCAATTCGGCGCTGGGGGCGCATACCCTGTCCATCTTCTTGTTGCCGCCCTCCATTGTCGAACTGCGCAACCGTCTTGAAAAGCGCGGGCAGGATGATGCGGCCACCATCGCGCGCCGCATGGAGAAAAGCTGGGATGAGATCAGCCATTGGGGTGCTTATGATTTTGTCTTGGTGAATGACGATCTGGACGCCACAGAAGCGCAGTTGAAAACCATCATATCCGCGACACGTTTGCGTCGTAGTCAGGTGCCGGGGCTGACGGATCATGTGCGGGCTTTGCAATCAGAATTTGAGGATTTGCCATGA
- a CDS encoding aminotransferase class I/II-fold pyridoxal phosphate-dependent enzyme, with product MKNEKGSLVRPDALPESASRPVVTPLSPSVVYASDTPDMLDQQYEGALHGYTYSREGHPNADVVAKRLDRLENAPHSGVVTSSGMAAVSAVLLGLTKAGDHVIGGNQLYGRSLRMMSEDLPRLGIATSMVDPGDIDAMRAAMRPETRMILIEAVSNPTLQVADVAGLAALAKETGVLLVIDNTFTTPRAFQPFEQGADIVIHSITKLLAGHSDVMLGYVAARDADLNTRLRVFTVTAGMSPSPFDCWLAERGMLSFELRFERAQATAARLADHLAALPGVRRVIYPGRSDHPDHNRAKALLNGQFCNMVSFELDGARAAANAFTRAADGLSFAPTLGDVGTTLSHPASSSHRALSAERRGELGMSEGFFRVSVGLEDPDALCAVFTQAVAAAVDT from the coding sequence ATGAAAAACGAAAAAGGGTCACTGGTGCGCCCGGATGCTTTGCCCGAAAGCGCCAGCCGGCCAGTTGTAACACCGCTCAGCCCTTCGGTGGTCTATGCCTCGGACACGCCCGACATGCTCGATCAGCAATATGAAGGCGCGTTGCACGGCTACACCTACTCCCGCGAAGGTCACCCCAACGCAGACGTGGTTGCCAAACGGTTGGACCGGTTGGAAAACGCTCCGCACAGCGGTGTTGTAACCTCTTCAGGCATGGCCGCGGTCAGTGCCGTTCTGTTGGGTCTAACCAAAGCAGGGGATCACGTCATCGGCGGCAATCAGCTATATGGTCGCTCGCTGCGCATGATGAGCGAAGACCTTCCGCGTCTTGGAATTGCGACCAGTATGGTCGATCCCGGCGACATTGATGCGATGCGCGCGGCCATGCGCCCGGAAACCCGCATGATCCTGATCGAAGCCGTGTCCAATCCAACCTTGCAGGTTGCGGATGTGGCGGGTCTGGCCGCGCTGGCCAAGGAAACCGGCGTTTTGTTGGTGATCGACAATACATTCACCACGCCGCGCGCATTTCAACCCTTTGAGCAGGGTGCGGATATCGTCATTCATTCCATCACCAAATTGCTCGCCGGGCATTCTGATGTGATGCTGGGGTATGTCGCGGCCCGCGACGCTGATCTGAATACCCGGCTAAGGGTGTTTACGGTCACTGCGGGCATGTCTCCCAGTCCCTTTGACTGTTGGCTGGCGGAACGGGGCATGCTCTCTTTTGAGTTGCGCTTTGAGCGCGCGCAAGCCACAGCGGCTCGACTGGCGGATCATCTGGCGGCGTTGCCGGGGGTGCGACGCGTGATCTATCCCGGGCGCAGCGACCACCCGGACCACAATAGGGCAAAAGCGCTTCTGAATGGCCAGTTCTGCAATATGGTCAGCTTTGAACTGGACGGTGCGCGCGCGGCGGCCAATGCGTTTACGCGCGCGGCGGATGGTCTGAGCTTTGCGCCAACCCTTGGCGACGTAGGTACCACGCTATCCCATCCAGCGTCTTCCTCTCATCGTGCGTTGAGTGCTGAGCGACGCGGTGAGCTCGGCATGTCAGAAGGCTTCTTTCGGGTCTCCGTCGGGTTGGAGGACCCGGATGCCCTTTGCGCTGTTTTCACACAGGCTGTGGCTGCGGCAGTGGACACCTAA
- a CDS encoding PQQ-dependent sugar dehydrogenase codes for MKARDVWKYLSVLTLVGAAPQLLAQDQIAATITPVITGLDTPWGLALLPKGGALITERDGDLLSVSNGQSRKVAGVPKVVAKGQGGLLDITPARDFARTRDVFLTYSKPVKGGAATALAVARLSNDANRLENLRDIFQMSTGTSGGRHFGSRVVEARDGTLFLTIGDRGDRPSAQDVGRHNGSIIRINRDGSVPGDNPFVGRADFLPEIWSFGHRNPQGANLDAQGRLWTSEHGARGGDEVNLIKKGANFGWPIISYGRHYSGGKIGEGSAKPGLEQPAYYWDPSMAPSGLIVYQGDMFPNWRGDMFVGSLKFDYISRLEITGQSAREVQKIETDETERVRDLVEAPDGSIWFISAGSGTVYRIAKPGT; via the coding sequence ATGAAAGCGCGTGATGTGTGGAAATACTTGAGTGTTCTGACGCTCGTTGGCGCGGCCCCTCAGCTTCTTGCACAAGATCAAATTGCGGCAACAATCACGCCAGTGATCACCGGGCTGGATACGCCATGGGGGCTGGCTTTGTTGCCGAAAGGGGGCGCTTTGATTACCGAACGGGACGGGGATTTGTTGTCCGTGTCCAATGGTCAAAGCCGCAAAGTTGCCGGTGTGCCAAAAGTCGTGGCAAAGGGGCAGGGCGGATTGCTGGACATCACACCTGCGCGTGATTTCGCCCGCACACGCGACGTGTTCTTGACCTATTCCAAGCCGGTCAAGGGTGGGGCTGCAACCGCACTGGCTGTTGCGCGTCTTTCCAATGATGCAAATCGCCTCGAAAACCTGCGGGATATCTTTCAAATGTCGACGGGCACATCTGGTGGGCGGCATTTTGGCAGCCGGGTGGTGGAGGCGCGAGACGGGACCTTGTTTCTAACCATCGGGGATCGGGGCGACCGGCCATCTGCACAGGATGTCGGCCGCCACAATGGTTCGATTATCCGCATCAATCGTGATGGGTCTGTGCCCGGCGATAATCCGTTTGTGGGGCGGGCAGATTTCCTGCCTGAAATTTGGTCTTTCGGACATCGTAATCCCCAAGGGGCGAATTTGGACGCTCAAGGGCGGCTTTGGACGTCCGAGCACGGCGCAAGAGGCGGAGATGAGGTGAATCTGATCAAAAAGGGCGCAAATTTTGGCTGGCCGATCATTTCTTATGGACGCCATTACTCCGGTGGTAAAATTGGTGAGGGCAGCGCAAAACCCGGATTGGAACAGCCTGCCTACTACTGGGATCCTTCAATGGCACCGTCCGGTCTGATTGTCTATCAAGGGGATATGTTCCCAAACTGGCGCGGGGATATGTTCGTTGGCTCGTTAAAATTTGACTATATCTCGCGTCTGGAAATCACCGGGCAATCCGCACGTGAGGTCCAGAAAATCGAAACCGATGAAACCGAACGCGTGCGCGATCTTGTCGAGGCGCCCGATGGCAGCATTTGGTTCATTTCCGCGGGAAGCGGCACAGTTTACCGCATCGCCAAACCAGGAACCTAG
- a CDS encoding 3-deoxy-7-phosphoheptulonate synthase class II has product MSEWTKSSWRTKPRIQMPEYPDQAALEAVEAQLARFPLLVFAGEARRLKKHLGAAGRGEAFLLQGGDCAESFDQFSSDAIRDTFKIMLQMAIVLTHGAKVPVIKVGRMAGQFAKPRSADTETVDGVELPSYRGDIINELDFTSKARIPDPEKMLRAYTQAAATLNLIRAFSTGGYADVNQVHAWTLGFTEAEKVERYREIANRISDTLDFMTAAGVTAETAHTLQSVEFYTSHESLLLEYEEALTRVDSTTGKWLAGSGHMIWIGDRTRQPDGAHVEFASGVQNPIGMKAGPSMTSEDLKVLMAKLNPENEEGRLTLIARFGAGSVGEHLPRLIKTVREEGANVTWVCDAMHGNTIKSSTGYKTRPFESVLREVREFFAVHAAEGTVPGGVHFEMTGQDVTECTGGVRAVSDEDLSDRYHTACDPRLNASQSLELAFLVADELSDRRATHQTQAVS; this is encoded by the coding sequence ATGAGTGAATGGACAAAATCAAGCTGGCGCACGAAACCGCGGATCCAGATGCCGGAGTATCCCGATCAAGCTGCACTTGAGGCGGTTGAGGCACAGCTCGCGCGCTTTCCATTGCTTGTCTTTGCGGGTGAAGCACGCCGCTTGAAAAAGCACTTGGGTGCTGCGGGTCGGGGCGAGGCGTTTTTGTTGCAGGGTGGTGATTGCGCAGAGAGCTTTGATCAATTCAGTTCCGATGCGATCCGCGACACCTTCAAAATCATGCTGCAAATGGCGATCGTGTTGACCCATGGTGCCAAGGTTCCGGTCATCAAAGTTGGCCGCATGGCAGGTCAGTTTGCCAAACCGCGCTCGGCCGACACGGAAACCGTGGATGGGGTGGAATTGCCCAGCTACCGGGGTGATATCATCAACGAGTTGGATTTCACGTCCAAAGCCCGCATTCCTGATCCGGAAAAGATGTTGCGTGCTTACACGCAGGCCGCTGCGACCCTGAACTTGATCCGGGCGTTTTCAACGGGTGGCTACGCGGACGTAAACCAGGTGCATGCTTGGACGCTTGGCTTCACCGAGGCCGAAAAGGTCGAACGTTACCGCGAGATTGCCAATCGTATTTCCGACACGCTGGATTTCATGACTGCTGCCGGTGTCACGGCTGAGACCGCGCATACGCTGCAGTCGGTTGAATTCTACACCAGCCACGAGTCGCTTCTGCTGGAATACGAGGAGGCACTGACCCGCGTGGACAGCACCACCGGCAAATGGCTGGCTGGATCCGGTCACATGATCTGGATCGGGGACCGCACGCGCCAGCCCGATGGGGCGCATGTGGAATTCGCCAGCGGCGTGCAAAACCCAATCGGCATGAAGGCGGGTCCATCAATGACCTCTGAAGACCTGAAGGTGTTGATGGCCAAGCTGAACCCGGAAAACGAAGAAGGTCGGCTGACCTTGATTGCACGTTTTGGGGCGGGATCGGTTGGCGAACACCTGCCGCGCCTCATTAAAACCGTGCGCGAAGAAGGCGCAAACGTGACTTGGGTTTGTGATGCGATGCATGGCAATACGATCAAGTCTTCGACCGGATATAAAACCCGTCCGTTTGAGTCCGTGCTCCGCGAGGTGCGTGAATTCTTCGCTGTTCACGCGGCTGAAGGCACCGTACCGGGGGGTGTGCATTTTGAGATGACCGGGCAAGACGTAACCGAATGCACCGGTGGTGTACGGGCCGTCAGCGACGAAGACCTGTCAGATCGCTACCACACTGCTTGCGACCCGCGCCTGAATGCCAGCCAATCCTTGGAACTGGCCTTTCTTGTTGCGGATGAACTGTCTGATCGCCGCGCTACGCACCAGACTCAGGCGGTTAGCTAA